A region from the Salvia splendens isolate huo1 chromosome 15, SspV2, whole genome shotgun sequence genome encodes:
- the LOC121768122 gene encoding ORM1-like protein 3, with protein MAILYVRAAPTTDLNRNTEWFTYPGVWSTYILILFFSWLMVLSVFACSPGMAWTVVHLSHFFVTYQFFHWKKGTPFAEDQGIYNRLTWWEQIDSGQQLTRNRKFLTVVPIVLYLIASHTTDYQHPMLFFNTVAVFVLVVAKFPHMHKVRIFGINADQ; from the exons ATGGCGATTTTGTACGTTAGGGCGGCGCCGACGACGGATCTAAACCGGAACACGGAATGGTTTACCTACCCCGGCGTCTGGAGCACCTACATCCTTATACTATTCTTCTCTTGGCTGATGGTCCTCTCCGTCTTCGCCTGTTCTCCCGGCATGGCGTGGACCGTCGTTCATCTCTCTCATTTCTTC GTAACATATCAATTTTTTCACTGGAAGAAGGGGACTCCATTTGCCGAAGATCAGGGTATCTACAATAGGTTGACTTGGTGGGAGCAAATAGACAGTGGCCAACAACTTACCCGTAATAGGAAGTTCTTGACAGTTGTTCCTATAGTTTT GTACTTGATAGCCTCCCATACTACTGACTATCAACATCCGATGCTCTTCTTCAACACTGTAGCTGTTTTTGTTCTGGTTGTTGCCAAGTTCCCACATATGCATAAAGTCCGCATCTTTGGAATAAATGCAGATCAATGA
- the LOC121767703 gene encoding dof zinc finger protein DOF4.6-like, whose amino-acid sequence MDTSAAQWPPHPQVTKQMEEMGGCPKERKMRPQKEEAVKCPRCNSINTKFCYYNNYSLSQPRYFCKTCRRYWTEGGSLRNIPVGGGSRKNKRSSPSLPKKLPDPQNPNNKILHSHDLNLGFALHHDFKSLTDMIHLPSFTSAAAVSSPSPPPLELLTAATSGGLSSFMTASADPYSSGFPMPEFKPSLNFSLDGLGSGYGSFQGVPEANGKLLFPFEDLKQVPNNADQTRDDHNSNGFWNGVIGGGSW is encoded by the exons ATGGATACATCCGCTGCTCAATGGCCTCCTCACCCTCAG GTGACTAAGCAGATGGAAGAGAtgggtgggtgcccgaaggagaGGAAGATGAGACCACAGAAAGAGGAAGCAGTGAAGTGCCCTCGCTGCAACTCCATCAACACCAAATTCTGCTACTACAACAACTACAGCCTCTCTCAGCCCAGATACTTCTGCAAAACATGCCGTCGCTACTGGACCGAAGGCGGCTCCCTCCGCAACATCCCCGTCGGCGGCGGCTCCCGCAAGAACAAGcgctcctctccctctctccccaaAAAACTCCCCGATCCCCAAAACCCTAATAATAAGATCCTCCATTCCCACGATCTCAACCTCGGATTCGCCCTCCACCACGATTTCAAATCCCTAACCGACATGATCCACCTCCCCTCAttcacctccgccgccgccgtttCTTCTCCGTCTCCGCCGCCGCTGGAGCTGCTGACGGCGGCGACGTCGGGTGGTCTGAGCTCGTTCATGACGGCGTCGGCAGATCCATACTCGTCGGGGTTTCCGATGCCGGAGTTCAAGCCGTCGCTCAACTTCTCGCTGGATGGGCTCGGGAGCGGCTATGGAAGCTTCCAGGGGGTTCCGGAAGCAAATGGGAAGCTTCTTTTTCCATTTGAGGATTTGAAGCAGGTTCCAAACAATGCTGATCAAACTCGAGATGATCATAATTCCAATGGATTTTGGAATGGGGTTATAGGCGGTGGATCGTGgtaa